tattacATAGTATGTATTGGGAGTGTGGATTTTAAGTCCcaatatgtaatgaaatgataatgTAGATAAGTCTTGTTttgtgttttgtgaagtttaATTGCATGTTTGGCTTAGAATATGCCTAAGTGAAGTATATGATTTCGTGAGgcatgtaaagtgtgtgaattgatgaatatatgtctAAAGCATGTATAAAAGCTAATGTGAATGAAATTATGCTTATATGCATGATGCGTTCACAAGTACGCACACACACTTAAATTAATGTATGAAGCTAAGTTGAGAAAATAGAGGATTTTTGAGGTGGATACTCTTCGAGAGTTGAGATGAAATGTCTAGTAGCGACTTTACTACATCgtaagagctttctaagataggtcgaAGGATGAATGACCTTTGTGAGTTAAGATGTGgggttcactagttatccttaacttatagtatataatgtttagaatccgtgggggttatgtctagcaccaagaggatatgaagaagaggtggttatactttgtgagttgagatgttgtactCCACTGTACCTcatgagatgagtactcctcgttagtataGAATGAGTAACAttgtagcaatctccttatcccttaactatgcgcccgcataggtgtagatattgggaaagccatgtaaaagctaaaaagaattaccttactctaggcaagtaAGGATCCCTtatccgataggggttaatgtcTGGATTCCATGTCTTTCTCTCATATTCTATATAGGTTAAGCTAACCtcaaacaaaagtaataaatgTGATAAGTCTTCTAAAAAAGAGTCCTACTAAGGGTAGGTAGGGGAATTGGATGATATCTATCCAGTGCATTAGGTAGGTATTCTGGAACgggagtcttggtgagtcttatttgaatttaatgaactaaatttctttaaaagaatgtactacttaggataggtggtggtatgggacgctatctatcaattgcactaggtaggactttccgaaaggggagtcttagtgccaagtcttctaaaagagtgtactacttagggtaggtggtggtaagGGACGCCATCTACTTATTGAATTAAGTAGGCATTCCTAAAGGGAATTTTTCATGTGTTGTTGGGCGCTCTTCTATAATATTGCCTTTGAGTAGGTGCTTATTCTCCCAAGTGAGTATGCCAAAAAGGGAGGTAGTCTTGAGGGTTGCTTGGGTGGGTATTGAAGGAGGCATGTGCATACTTTCTTCACGTCTCCCCTTACTGAGTCTTATGATGACCTTAAATGGGGAAACTCCAACAGAAACGATTCTTTCTTCCTCATTGGAAGTGCTTTAGAAGTTCACTACTTTTGAGTCTTTTAATTCACTGTAAGCATTAAATAGAGTCACGAtaatattttgtgatttttactataaagtgtattcttttgttaaaattatggaaatccttctctaagtgttaaatgatgttccttatgatgttttgcttctatatttatgaatgttttacttattctgcttgaaatatcattttaccgaaatgtcccttttcgcatatttttgcatatgccatacttagtatattgtTTTGTACGAACCCCAtgcttttctatactctataagtatagatTGTAAGCTTTTAAAGATTTGAAGGTGAAGCTTGCGAAAGTTcctctcaagacaaagtatgtcctcatatatttgagggcATGGtccttttctaattttcttatttaaagtcTTCATATGTATTTCAATTTAATGTAAAGGGGGGTGTCCCCAAgatattatgtcgtgtctttaagttgtATTTTTGACGATGAGATTATCTAAATATATGTGAAacagtatttattatttaatgtcTTTAAAAgctttaattccgcactacttttcatgtcttatgtaatgaacgatagttaaagggATTGTACCAGACTTCAAAggggtcaagtacgccttgcCACAAATCGAGGGTTTTTCATAACTTCTAAGTGGTACTTTCAATTTGTGACAGACTTTGTATCAGAGCGTAAGGTTATGGGAATAGTTTATATTCTAAAGTCTCATAAGCTACATCTAGTAGTATCttggtcattggtgtgagtTGCGACACATCCATGGACAGAAGGCTATAGGATTATATAAGTTTTACTTTCTTCTCTATTCTTATGTCGTGCCTTAGATTTGAGTCATATGAGGTGTCTTTTGTCAACCTCTTCTTTTTGTGTTTATAGGACATGAATACGAGGAGATCAACCGCTAGAAGGCAGGAGTGTTGTGTACCTAATGAGAGGATCCCTCCCTGTGTTGTCCAAGTTCGTATTGTTTGCCTATAGGAAGAAAATGAAGAGGTTCCCCTTCAAGAACTATAACTACCCCCGGAACCTCAAGAGCCTTAAGTGCCCTAATTGCCTCCTATGCCTCAAGCCCCTTTTATTCAAGGAGATATGACTAATGCGGAGTTGAGGGATGCCTTAATGAACTTGACCCTACTCTTGATGTCTCAAGCTCATGTCGTCAACAATCACTTTGTTGCCCAAGCTAACAAAAGAGTTGGACCCCAACAAAATGCTATTACTCCCGCTTCTAGAATTCGTGATTTCaagaggatgaaccctcctacatTTCATGGAACTAAGGTGGATGAAGATCCACATGGTTTTATAGATGAATTTTTCAAAGTGGTATATGCTACGGGTGTGACCCCTAGGGATAAAGAGGAGTTAGCCgcttatcaactcaaagatgttaCTCAAGTGTGGTTTGAGCAATGGAGGGTTGAGAGACCCTTTGAAAGAGGTTTGGCTTATTTGGAGGAATTTAAAGATGCTTTCCTAGATAGGTTCTTTCCACTAGAATGGAGGGAGAAGAAGATGgttgaattcatgaaccttcgtcaagggggaatgagtgtgcaagagtactctctcaaattcacccaactctctaTGTGTGCCCCAACCATGGAAGCCAATCCTAGGTCtaggatgaacaaatttgtgatTGGAGTGTCTAGCTTTATGAGAAAAGAGTGTCGTACATCAATGCTACTGACATGGATATTTCTAGGCTCATTGTCTATCcacaacaaattgaggagtccaAAATTAGTGAAATATGATTCTTCCATGGGAAACAAGTATAAGGCTCCAAACAAAAATTCCAAAGGTGGTTAAAGATTCTATTCgagtttattttgttaatttttaaaacttaagttGCCCCTCATAGCTAGTTTGAATATTATTCAATGTTCTATGCCAATCATCATTAGACTTTAGTTAAAGTATTTTGTTATTAGTTGAGTACTTTTTAGTTAATCATATATTGAGTAAGTCTTCTGCAGAGAGTTTATTAGGACTAAGGGTTTGCATGAGGCCAACAATGATTCTCGAGTGCCGAGCACGACCATGGTGcaggctcggggcatgacagaaattcctttatttttaagATCACCCATCAATACTCATTCTCATCGATCACAAATTTTGTATTCTGAAACTATATATTGAAAGAAAGTTGAATACCCTAGAGAAATCGTCCTTGGTGGTATTAATGTTAATTATACTAGGGATAAAAGTAGAAATGTATGTTCAAGGCATTAATATAGGTCTTAGGTGCGTGTACAAGACCCATGAGTTCCTCAGGGTTCTTCTACTTCACAACTCATTGaccatatttattattattacttgttatgtttttcttaaGTTAAAAGTATTGTTCAAGCTTCTAGAATTCTTACCATAACTGCAAGAGTAAACATATTCGATATCCGATAAAGTTGATACTTTTTCTCAATCGACCTATAATAACCCAACTTCctcaataatttaaatatgtctTTCTAGTTCTAAGATAGTTTGATATATTAGACATggtattttgttttatttagaaAGACCGTGTACAAGTGAAACGTACAATTAGTTGCAATTTTGCTTACACTTATTTATAATACTATTATGTAAGTTAGGTAGGAAATCTATGCATTATTTTATGCGgcttaaaatatgaaataagaatcaatatataaattgtGAAAATTCTTGCACACACAAGGAGTAAATATGTGTtgtaatgtaacaaccctaaaaatggatatgttaAGTAtcgcttaatgtgtctagaatgcctacgattagaccgggttcacacgaattgatgcgcatagaaacagacctctgaacccttaatacagccaagccaactaacttggggagttatttgagctaggaaacgttgggtccagccatgtacgGCTTCCgaatatgaatatttactcggatgagtctttaccgtacttaaaaaggggaaatcttatgtttggacggtctaggggtaaaatggaaTTTTTCCAAGATAAGGGTAGtgtcataattaaaataaatatgtaattaattgtttaattaaataaggtggaggggcattttttGTACAGAGGGCTGAAATTGCCCTTTTAGCAAAATATTGCGCCACCCGGGTTTGAACCTACGtaggagcaatgatttaatttgttttatttaaattggtagattaagttaataaattaatagttaatggcttatttaaaaaaaggtaacatcagattttattaaataattattaattactaattaatttgactaagtCATGCCAACAAGTTGTAGATTTAAAGGGACACTACCTCACAATTCTCTCTTTCACGCCTATCTATCTCTGTCTCACGTCTTCCTCACTCTGAACTTCACATTTTCTATCTActttacaaaacaaaaaaaaaaaacaaaagttcttcacacttggagaacttacaaaaatacaaaCGAACAAGCTAATCTATGAAACGAAAAGTTAACGAAATTTCTAGTCGGGTAAGGTGTGAGAGTTATTGGAAGACGTTAATTGGTGGTGGGTTTTGGGCAGCAATTTCAAGTgttgaaaaatgttaaaatcaggtatgagttttcttactcttggtccctttcccaagagacccttaagtcTCATATAATTCTATTTcgaaactaggattgttccccatTACAtgttccctgtcactagctcctatCACTGATCTAAGattggtatgtttgctggtagattaGGTATGAAGTGTGAATTTCGTGATAATTTTATCATGATTATGTGTTCGGAATTATATTAACTATGAAGTATGTCTGCcgaaattttgtgaaaatatGTGTATGCCATGACATGATTTTCGGTTTTAATTcgtaaaaaatatatgtttttttcttatggttgaattttatgtgagaatgtttgtgtaaatcatgaggtgtaaAAGCAGTGTAGTGTTGCTGGATGTAATGGTAAAGATACACCAAATTATCCACGAAATTCCTTAACAAATAACATATGAATGATGAttaaaagaagctgaaaatcgtaaacaaatttccagcattttgTAAGTTTGGTTCGACCAAACAAAGTTATacaaaatgcaataaaaaatgaatgtaaaaggattgaacccaagaaaTCATTACATCAAAGATACAACAAATATATTAACACAAGATTGAGaggaaaatggattggaagagaccAAACTGGAAATTTGGAGTCTCGGCAAAGGATGAGGAAAATGAgctatgtttttttaatttttttttaaaatgtgaggTAATTAGGGATTTAACCCATGATCTCACcaaatgaaaattacataaaaatttaatgagaaaaaatataGGAAGAATAtttgtggtgagtggggattgaacccaccacctcttgaatggatgagagaagtaggagaaaaataaaagagaaaataaatgtggagaatGGGAGTTGAACCAATAACCtattggataggtgagaaaattaagagataaataaaaagaaaaataatgagcttttGGGGGATTGAgcccacaacctccttgacttaaatgaaaaaggagaggagaaaaagaaatgaagagattcaaaatcgggttcccttgcccaattccttattgacatataagtcatatgtaagtaaatatttaatgaatgctgcctctgaagatcaaaatatatatattggcatatctacaaaatgcataagtcttgtaccacaaaatcatatgaatgaagcctcatggattgtatgtgttgactcataagtctagcattataagtaagtgaacctaatatGTATGTGATGATATGATGTAACCCTTAAAGGGTTAAggaagagtgtgaaacacactaaatggccaagtgcattggcatatgattaaatgaacattcacgtaaaggggtgagtaattatgaaaattaaaggTTCTAACGTTAATAAAAGATGTACCAATATGATAGGAGGCTAATATGAAAtgtgagagcaatctcaaataagCCTAATTAAGTGTTACCAAAATTTACTCagctatgagagtgtaaagttagtGAAGATACCAGTCGCTacgaacactctaatgaaagtattgaagttaatgcataattaatacttatgatg
The sequence above is a segment of the Solanum lycopersicum chromosome 10, SLM_r2.1 genome. Coding sequences within it:
- the LOC138338813 gene encoding uncharacterized protein, whose amino-acid sequence is MTNAELRDALMNLTLLLMSQAHVVNNHFVAQANKRVGPQQNAITPASRIRDFKRMNPPTFHGTKVDEDPHGFIDEFFKVVYATGVTPRDKEELAAYQLKDVTQVWFEQWRVERPFERGLAYLEEFKDAFLDRFFPLEWREKKMVEFMNLRQGGMSVQEYSLKFTQLSMCAPTMEANPRSRMNKFVIGVSSFMRKECRTSMLLTWIFLGSLSIHNKLRSPKLVKYDSSMGNKYKAPNKNSKGG